Proteins encoded by one window of Tubulanus polymorphus chromosome 7, tnTubPoly1.2, whole genome shotgun sequence:
- the LOC141907985 gene encoding sialin-like isoform X1 — protein sequence MAKRKGCYCLNPGRHDENKQVPTFTSARFILAYVGFFGFFWLYALRFNMSVGIVCMVKNPPKKLDVTTNATSEPTSGNNTYDRALTNEEKCEAEGLGSNNRSAEGEFEWDRPTQGMVLSAFFWGYIITQVPGGWLANKYGGKLVLGSGMALTALATLLLPVAARGSVHAVIFLRVVMGFGTGTAFPAMHGLWARWAPSFEKTKLMTLCYSGTMIGNIFTFFVSGLLCEYGFDGGWPSIFYLMGIGTAIWLLFWIFLVYDTPSVHPRISDEEKEYILQSVGANTFKDAQNVKTPWLSFIKSPPLLAIVVAHVCNNWGNYTMMTSLPTYMKDVLKFNMKSNGLFTALPYMGMFVASIGGGQVSDILRARGVTTTVVRKTVQCIAFVLPAAFTIATGFLDCTQRGLAVAFLTIAVTTSALNRSGYIVNHVDIAPRFAGVLFGLTNTFATVPGMLAPLAVGQLTKDRSRASWQIVFYLCGGFYLFGALVYTKFASGVEQEWAKAKPEAQAEDGEALTAIDEKPKENEAEKDQNEVEVKTPLQSEKDTTEL from the exons atgGCCAAGAGGAAAGGTTGCTATTGTCTCAATCCTGGTCGACATGATGAGAATAAACAAG TGCCAACTTTCACGTCAGCGAGGTTTATCTTGGCCTACGTCGGGTTCTTCGGCTTCTTCTGGCTCTACGCGTTACGGTTCAACATGAGTGTCGGTATTGTTTGTATGGTGAAGAATCCACCGAAAAAGTTGGACGTTACGACGAACGCGACCAGCGAACCGACTTCCGGAAATAATACGTACGATAGGGCACTAACGAATGAGGAAAAATGCGAAGCGGAAGGACTGGGTTCGAATAACAGATCTGCG GAAGGAGAATTTGAGTGGGATCGCCCGACTCAAGGTATGGTACTATCGGCGTTCTTCTGGGGTTATATCATAACGCAGGTGCCCGGTGGATGGTTGGCTAATAAATACGGAGGCAAACTCGTACTCGGATCCGGCATGGCACTGACCGCCCTGGCCACATTACTACTACCGGTCGCCGCCAGGGGGAGCGTTCACGCCGTCATATTCTTACGCGTTGTAATGGGTTTCGGAACG GGTACGGCATTCCCAGCAATGCACGGCTTATGGGCTAGATGGGCGCCTTCATTTGAAAAGACCAAGCTAATGACGCTCTGTTATTCCG GTACAATGATTGGTAATATATTCACATTCTTTGTCTCCGGATTGTTGTGCGAATACGGATTCGATGGCGGATGGCCTTCCATATTCTATCTCATGG GTATCGGCACAGCTATTTGGCTGCTGTTTTGGATATTCCTCGTGTATGACACACCTAGTGTACATCCTCGTATCAGTGACGAGGAGAAGGAATATATACTTCAATCTGTCGGCGCCAACACCTTCAAAGATGCTCAG aatGTAAAAACTCCGTGGCTGTCGTTCATCAAATCGCCCCCTCTATTGGCTATCGTTGTAGCCCACGTCTGCAACAACTGGGGCAACTACACAATGATGACCAGTTTGCCGACCTACATGAAAGACGTACTTAAATTCAACATGAAGTCG AACGGATTGTTCACTGCTCTCCCTTATATGGGAATGTTCGTGGCATCTATCGGAGGTGGACAGGTATCTGATATTCTGAGAGCTCGCGGTGTTACGACCACAGTCGTCCGAAAAACCGTGCAATGCATCG CATTCGTGTTGCCAGCCGCGTTTACGATCGCTACTGGTTTCTTGGATTGCACACAGCGAGGTTTAGCGGTCGCGTTTCTGACTATAGCCGTCACCACTAGCGCTCTAAACCGATCTGGATACATCGTTAATCACGTTGATATTGCTCCCAG GTTCGCTGGTGTTTTGTTTGGCTTAACAAATACATTCGCTACAGTTCCTGGTATGTTGGCTCCACTCGCTGTTGGTCAACTCACGAAAGAT CGTTCTCGAGCCAGTTGGCAGATCGTATTCTATCTATGCGGCGGTTTCTATCTGTTCGGAGCGCTCGTCTATACGAAATTCGCGAGCGGCGTCGAACAGGAGTGGGCTAAAGCCAAACCAGAAGCGCAGGCCGAGGACGGCGAGGCGTTGACCGCAATTGACGAGAAACCGAAAGAAAACGAGGCCGAAAAAGATCAGAACGAAGTCGAAGTAAAGACTCCGTTACAATCCGAGAAAGATACCACAGAGTTGTAA
- the LOC141907985 gene encoding sialin-like isoform X2 produces the protein MACCKNKPGEVPTFTSARFILAYVGFFGFFWLYALRFNMSVGIVCMVKNPPKKLDVTTNATSEPTSGNNTYDRALTNEEKCEAEGLGSNNRSAEGEFEWDRPTQGMVLSAFFWGYIITQVPGGWLANKYGGKLVLGSGMALTALATLLLPVAARGSVHAVIFLRVVMGFGTGTAFPAMHGLWARWAPSFEKTKLMTLCYSGTMIGNIFTFFVSGLLCEYGFDGGWPSIFYLMGIGTAIWLLFWIFLVYDTPSVHPRISDEEKEYILQSVGANTFKDAQNVKTPWLSFIKSPPLLAIVVAHVCNNWGNYTMMTSLPTYMKDVLKFNMKSNGLFTALPYMGMFVASIGGGQVSDILRARGVTTTVVRKTVQCIAFVLPAAFTIATGFLDCTQRGLAVAFLTIAVTTSALNRSGYIVNHVDIAPRFAGVLFGLTNTFATVPGMLAPLAVGQLTKDRSRASWQIVFYLCGGFYLFGALVYTKFASGVEQEWAKAKPEAQAEDGEALTAIDEKPKENEAEKDQNEVEVKTPLQSEKDTTEL, from the exons TGCCAACTTTCACGTCAGCGAGGTTTATCTTGGCCTACGTCGGGTTCTTCGGCTTCTTCTGGCTCTACGCGTTACGGTTCAACATGAGTGTCGGTATTGTTTGTATGGTGAAGAATCCACCGAAAAAGTTGGACGTTACGACGAACGCGACCAGCGAACCGACTTCCGGAAATAATACGTACGATAGGGCACTAACGAATGAGGAAAAATGCGAAGCGGAAGGACTGGGTTCGAATAACAGATCTGCG GAAGGAGAATTTGAGTGGGATCGCCCGACTCAAGGTATGGTACTATCGGCGTTCTTCTGGGGTTATATCATAACGCAGGTGCCCGGTGGATGGTTGGCTAATAAATACGGAGGCAAACTCGTACTCGGATCCGGCATGGCACTGACCGCCCTGGCCACATTACTACTACCGGTCGCCGCCAGGGGGAGCGTTCACGCCGTCATATTCTTACGCGTTGTAATGGGTTTCGGAACG GGTACGGCATTCCCAGCAATGCACGGCTTATGGGCTAGATGGGCGCCTTCATTTGAAAAGACCAAGCTAATGACGCTCTGTTATTCCG GTACAATGATTGGTAATATATTCACATTCTTTGTCTCCGGATTGTTGTGCGAATACGGATTCGATGGCGGATGGCCTTCCATATTCTATCTCATGG GTATCGGCACAGCTATTTGGCTGCTGTTTTGGATATTCCTCGTGTATGACACACCTAGTGTACATCCTCGTATCAGTGACGAGGAGAAGGAATATATACTTCAATCTGTCGGCGCCAACACCTTCAAAGATGCTCAG aatGTAAAAACTCCGTGGCTGTCGTTCATCAAATCGCCCCCTCTATTGGCTATCGTTGTAGCCCACGTCTGCAACAACTGGGGCAACTACACAATGATGACCAGTTTGCCGACCTACATGAAAGACGTACTTAAATTCAACATGAAGTCG AACGGATTGTTCACTGCTCTCCCTTATATGGGAATGTTCGTGGCATCTATCGGAGGTGGACAGGTATCTGATATTCTGAGAGCTCGCGGTGTTACGACCACAGTCGTCCGAAAAACCGTGCAATGCATCG CATTCGTGTTGCCAGCCGCGTTTACGATCGCTACTGGTTTCTTGGATTGCACACAGCGAGGTTTAGCGGTCGCGTTTCTGACTATAGCCGTCACCACTAGCGCTCTAAACCGATCTGGATACATCGTTAATCACGTTGATATTGCTCCCAG GTTCGCTGGTGTTTTGTTTGGCTTAACAAATACATTCGCTACAGTTCCTGGTATGTTGGCTCCACTCGCTGTTGGTCAACTCACGAAAGAT CGTTCTCGAGCCAGTTGGCAGATCGTATTCTATCTATGCGGCGGTTTCTATCTGTTCGGAGCGCTCGTCTATACGAAATTCGCGAGCGGCGTCGAACAGGAGTGGGCTAAAGCCAAACCAGAAGCGCAGGCCGAGGACGGCGAGGCGTTGACCGCAATTGACGAGAAACCGAAAGAAAACGAGGCCGAAAAAGATCAGAACGAAGTCGAAGTAAAGACTCCGTTACAATCCGAGAAAGATACCACAGAGTTGTAA
- the LOC141907986 gene encoding sialin-like — translation MAKKKCCGNFGEFFCRDDGVPTFTSARFILAYVGFFGFFWLYALRFNMSVGIVCMVKIPSKASLNSSLNNSTSYNVTTPDDSGEPVCAMEDQDRSNRTLEGEFDWDRPTQGMVLSSFFWGYILTQVPGGWLANKYGAKIILGSGMGITALATLLIPVAARGHVYGVIFLRVVMGIGTGVAFPAMHGLWARWAPTFEKTKLMTFCYSGTMIGNIFTFFVSGLLCEYGFAGGWPSIFYVMGGGTAIWLIFWIALVYNFPREHPRISKKEKDYILASIGQNTFKDATKVKTPWLSFVKSPPLLAIVVAHVCNNWGNYTMMTSLPIYMKDVLKFNMKSNGLYTALPYMGMFVAAIFGGQVADILRAHGVSTTKVRKGVQFIAFVLPALFTIGTGFLDCTRRGAAVALLTIAVTTSALNRSGYIVNHVDIAPRFAGVLFGVTNTFATVSGMLAPLAVGQLTKDRSRSSWQIVFYICGGFYLLGAIVYTIFASGVEQEWAKAKPEPNDDEEGTVALTDDGDKKKKRNKSKDKEQDSFPMQRTDTQDL, via the exons ATGGCCAAGAAGAAATGTTGCGGGAATTTCGGAGAATTCTTTTGCAGAGATGATGGAG TACCAACTTTCACGTCAGCGAGGTTTATCTTGGCCTACGTCGGTTTCTTCGGCTTCTTCTGGCTCTACGCGTTACGGTTCAACATGAGTGTCGGTATTGTTTGTATGGTGAAGATTCCATCGAAGGCGTCATTGAACTCATCTCTCAACAACAGCACATCTTACAATGTAACAACTCCAGATGATAGCGGTGAACCCGTCTGCGCCATGGAAGACCAAGATCGTTCTAATAGGACATTA GAAGGAGAATTTGATTGGGATCGTCCCACGCAAGGAATGGTACTATCATCGTTCTTCTGGGGTTATATCCTCACACAGGTTCCCGGTGGATGGTTGGCTAATAAATACGGTGCTAAGATCATTCTCGGATCGGGTATGGGTATAACAGCTCTTGCTACTTTACTCATCCCAGTCGCTGCGAGAGGTCACGTCTATGGGGTCATTTTCCTGCGCGTTGTCATGGGAATTGGCACG GGAGTCGCCTTTCCGGCTATGCACGGTCTGTGGGCCAGATGGGCGCCAACCTTTGAGAAAACGAAACTAATGACATTCTGTTATTCAG GTACAATGATTGGtaatatatttacatttttcgtcTCTGGATTGTTGTGTGAATACGGATTCGCCGGTGGTTGGCCTTCCATATTCTACGTCATGG GCGGTGGGACAGCGATTTGGCTGATATTTTGGATAGCACTGGTTTATAACTTCCCGCGCGAACACCCGCGTATCAGTAAAAAGGAAAAAGATTACATTTTGGCTTCGATTGGACAGAATACATTCAAAGATGCGACGAAAGTGAAAACTCCGTGGCTGTCGTTCGTCAAATCGCCCCCTCTATTGGCTATCGTTGTCGCCCACGTCTGCAACAACTGGGGCAACTACACAATGATGACCAGTTTACCAATTTATATGAAAGATGTACTTAAATTCAACATGAAGTCG AATGGTCTCTACACAGCACTGCCATATATGGGTATGTTTGTAGCAGCTATATTTGGCGGTCAGGTAGCTGATATCCTAAGAGCTCATGGCGTCTCAActacgaaagtcagaaaaggCGTACAATTCATAG CATTTGTCCTGCCCGCTTTGTTTACGATTGGTACCGGGTTTTTGGACTGCACAAGACGAGGCGCCGCGGTCGCCCTATTGACCATAGCGGTAACGACTAGTGCCCTGAACCGGTCCGGATATATTGTCAATCATGTTGATATAGCTCCCAG ATTTGCCGGTGTTTTATTCGGGGTTACCAACACATTTGCGACAGTATCTGGGATGTTGGCCCCACTAGCCGTCGGCCAGCTCACTAAAGAT AGATCTAGATCCAGTTGGCAGATTGTATTCTATATCTGTGGTGGTTTCTACCTGCTCGGCGCTATCGTGTATACAATATTCGCGAGCGGAGTGGAACAGGAGTGGGCCAAAGCGAAGCCCGAACCGAACGATGACGAAGAAGGAACCGTTGCCTTGACCGACGACGGCGACAAGAAAAAGAAGCGAAACAAATCAAAAGATAAAGAACAAGATTCATTCCCGATGCAGCGAACCGATACCcaagatttataa
- the LOC141907985 gene encoding sialin-like isoform X3 → MACCKNKPGEVPTVLSCRYMMAYVGFFGFMWVYALRFNISVAIVCMSKVPNDTMKIEVNTTAPPEEDCGNGGNETVKRIEGEFEWSRQLQGVVLSSFFWGYIVTQVPGGWLAARYGGKIVFGAGMLLTSVATLLIPVGARGHVGVVIFLRILMGAGTGVVFPAMHGLWARWAPALERTKLITLTYAGTMIGNIFTFFVSGLLCEYGFAGGWPSIFYIMGIASAVWLILWGVFVFDNPSKHPRITDTEKDYILSSIGTNTFKDSTKMKTPWLAFCKSLPLWAIIVGHVCNNWANYTLMTSLPSYMKDVLKFNMKSNGFFSALPYMGMFVASIGGGQVADILRARGIPTTKVRKGVQFIAFVVPSIFVIAVGFLDCTQRMLAVAFLTIAVTTTALCRSGYIVNHVDIAPRYAGILFGITNTFATLPGMIAPVVVGQITQDRSRASWQIVFFICAGFYLFGAVFYTIFASGVEQEWAKAPPSDDQNNADHDGKDGEAGIPLTSMEADKPTNV, encoded by the exons TCCCGACGGTCCTATCATGTCGTTACATGATGGCTTATGTGGGATTTTTCGGATTCATGTGGGTATATGCGCTGAGATTTAACATCAGTGTAGCCATCGTCTGCATGTCCAAGGTACCAAACGACACGATGAAAATCGAGGTCAACACAACAGCGCCCCCTGAGGAAGATTGTGGAAATGGAGGCAACGAAACTGTAAAAAGAATT GAGGGAGAGTTCGAATGGAGTCGCCAGTTACAGGGAGTGGTGCTTTCGTCATTTTTCTGGGGGTATATTGTAACTCAAGTTCCAGGTGGATGGCTGGCGGCTAGGTATGGCGGTAAGATTGTATTTGGAGCTGGGATGTTGTTGACATCGGTGGCCACGTTACTGATTCCAGTAGGAGCTCGTGGACACGTTGGTGTTGTGATCTTCCTTCGGATCCTGATGGGCGCTGGCACG ggTGTTGTTTTCCCAGCTATGCATGGATTATGGGCTCGTTGGGCTCCTGCCCTCGAACGGACCAAGTTGATCACTTTGACCTATGCAG GTACAATGATTGGtaatatatttacatttttcgtcTCTGGATTGTTGTGTGAATACGGATTCGCCGGTGGTTGGCCTTCCATATTCTACATCATGG GTATCGCTAGTGCCGTGTGGCTGATATTGTGGGGTGTGTTTGTATTCGACAATCCTTCCAAACATCCTCGTATCACCGATACCGAAAAGGACTACATTCTATCGTCTATTGGCACCAACACCTTCAAGGACAGCACG AAAATGAAGACTCCTTGGTTGGCGTTCTGTAAATCACTTCCCCTTTGGGCTATCATAGTCGGTCACGTGTGTAACAACTGGGCCAACTATACTTTGATGACCAGTCTGCCTAGTTACATGAAAGACGTGCtcaaattcaacatgaaatcg AATGGATTCTTCTCCGCGCTACCCTACATGGGTATGTTTGTTGCATCAATAGGCGGCGGTCAAGTAGCCGATATTCTCAGGGCTCGCGGGATTCCCACGACTAAAGTTCGTAAAGGCGTTCAATTCATTG CGTTCGTGGTGCCCTCTATATTCGTGATCGCTGTCGGTTTCCTGGACTGTACCCAACGCATGTTAGCAGTAGCATTCTTGACCATCGCTGTAACTACTACCGCCCTCTGTCGGTCGGGTTACATCGTTAACCACGTTGATATCGCACCGAG ATATGCTGGAATATTGTTCGGTATCACGAATACATTTGCTACATTGCCGGGAATGATCGCTCCAGTTGTGGTCGGTCAAATTACTCAAGAC CGATCAAGAGCCTCGTGGCAGATTGTGTTTTTCATCTGTGCCGGCTTCTATCTGTTCGGAGCAGTGTTTTACACTATATTCGCCAGCGGGGTCGAACAGGAGTGGGCCAaagcgccccctagtgacgACCAAAACAACGCCGATCACGACGGCAAGGACGGCGAGGCGGGAATACCGTTGACGTCGATGGAAGCGGACAAACCAACCAACGTGTAA
- the LOC141908698 gene encoding kelch-like protein 26: MNGEGPGRYEHRLFILNRYGTGEVFSMKVSAMRTTILDHRITKRQIWEKIKNITDFEAVVLDNCLYILGGYDNIGKEHLNRVICYNPELDSWDIRAPMLNSRSKFSAAAVQDTIVVSGGEKIPGKSTAAAEIYVPKTDTWLRTGMLPEPRHNHAAAVINGALYTSGGKCNDQPEDNIWIFDKLARVTWQDLDEDYPQYLNKPIYKHCMVTVKRRLYFIGGIRYKYYQDGRKECISLDTIQSFQPYVPLREVLDKTRPPPALPDEPKDRDGQPPSDDDDEERPLQADIISPWEFNEGILPMKHARHSAGAIALGHRIYVFGGSCLGTNDDIRHVEFYDTEKRSWHEAFTIKKGDLHNVVCLFLKIPVIPQSERAFELKVENAEKSNMLQPGKWIMW; the protein is encoded by the exons ATGAACGGAGAAGGGCCGGGACGTTACGAACACCGACTGTTCATTCTCAATCGGTACGGAACCGGTGAGGTGTTCTCGATGAAAGTCAGCGCCATGAGAACCACCATACTCGACCATCGCATCACCAAACGACAGATTTGGGAGAAGATAAAAAATATCACCGATTTCGAAGCTGTCGTCTTGGACAATTGTCTTTATATATTGGGCGGGTACGACAACATCGGAAAGGAACACTTGAACCGGGTTATCTG TTACAATCCAGAACTGGACTCGTGGGATATACGCGCCCCGATGTTGAATTCACGGTCGAAGTTTTCAGCCGCGGCAGTACAGGATACTATAGTTGTGTCAG GTGGTGAAAAAATCCCCGGTAAAAGTACAGCCGCCGCAGAAATATACGTACCCAAGACGGACACGTGGTTGAGAACGGGAATGTTACCGGAACCGAGGCACAATCACGCAGCAGCCGTCATCAACGGCGCCTTGTACACTTCCGGCGgaaaatgtaacgatcaaccAGAAGATAATATATG gatatttgataaattggcGCGCGTAACGTGGCAAGATTTAGACGAAGACTACCCTCAATATCTGAATAAACCTATCTACAAACACTGTATGGTCACCGTAAAAAGACGACTCTATTTCATTGGAG gtATACGTTACAAGTATTATCAGGACGGTAGGAAGGAATGCATATCGCTGGATACGATACAATCATTTCAACCATACGTGCCTCTGAGGGAGGTGCTGGATAAAACGAGACCTCCGCCTGCGCTACCCGACGAGCCTAAAGACAGAGACGGACAACCGCCGTcagacgacgacgatgaagaGCGCCCCCTACAGGCGGATATCATCAGTCCGTGGGAATTTAACGAGGGTATCTTACCGATGAAACATGCACGGCATTCAGCAGGCGCTATAGCTCTAG GGCACCGCATTTACGTGTTCGGAGGTTCGTGTCTCGGAACAAACGATGATATACGCCACGTTGAATTTTACGATACGGAGAAGCGATCGTGGCATGAGGCGTTTACCATCAAAAAAG GGGATCTTCATAACGTTGTTTGTTTGTTCTTAAAAATCCCAGTAATTCCGCAGTCGGAACGGGCGTTTGAACTGAAAGTCGAGAATGCCGAAAAGTCAAATATGTTACAACCGGGAAAGTGGATTATGTGGTGA
- the LOC141908697 gene encoding uncharacterized protein LOC141908697 yields MGSLSLLSTVIVVSISCTVDAYVNNFKEDFDFSCPDGEHVSWVESYHDNYHEDRRWNFKCLNAGYVGNECWLSDYVNDWDGDMDFKCADNGIVTGFWSKFDSHRNDRRWKIRCCKIITVNGTQCSTTPDNINEYDNPLDWNVPVGQAIRGFWSHHKNRKEDRIWKVHVCSYETCVAKRMKILDKLKMSLVGTRVMGLTSSHSCNNGTLNRLTMGSTTTVTDTFGITITRGKTWSLIGSNHLSISTDAGFLGTGGGVTMSAAMSMGTANTATYSNTNTRAISFASKTGGWNEFRGPGATLMFGKIGEHALEADSVRAEINIECSNGKTFTEIQRVPIKQKIFTSGNIVTLYGYFTQGKCSFQTDECIANIGGDNMIQPQMIINQFHECFKGIGTSRMK; encoded by the exons ATGGGTTCCTTGTCGCTGTTATCAACAGTAATCGTGGTTAGCATATCATGTACAGTCGATGCTTATGTAAACAATTTTAAAGAAGACTTTGATTTTTCGTGTCCGGATGGCGAGCACGTCAGTTGGGTCGAAAGTTACCACGATAACTATCATGAAGATCGAAGATGGAATTTTAAATGCCTTAATGCTGGATATGTCGGGAATGAATGCTGGCTTAGTGACTACGTTAATGATTGGGACGGAGATATGGACTTTAAATGCGCTGATAATGGAATCGTCACCGGCTTCTGGAGTAAATTCGATTCGCACCGCAATGACAGACGATGGAAAATTAGATGTTGTAAG ATAATAACAGTAAATGGTACACAATGTTCGACGACACCTGATAATATCAATGAATACGACAATCCTTTAGACTGGAACGTACCGGTTGGACAAGCTATACGTGGATTCTGGAGTCACCATAAAAACAGAAAGGA ggATCGAATTTGGAAAGTGCATGTTTGTTCGTATGAAACGTGTGTAGCTAAGCGAATGAAAATTCTAGACAAGTTAAAGATGAGTCTCGTCGGAACGCGTGTGATGGGTCTTACGTCATCCCATAGTTGTAATAACGGTACGCTGAACAGGTTGACGATGGGTTCTACAACTACTGTTACTGACACGTTCGGGATCACCATCACTAGAGGGAAAACATGGTCACTCATAGGTTCGAACCATCTATCGATCTCAACGGATGCTGGATTTTTAGGAACCGGGGGTGGAGTGACGATGTCCGCAGCGATGTCGATGGGAACCGCAAATACGGCTACATATTCCAATACCAATACGAGAGCGATCAGTTTCGCTTCTAAGACGGGAGGCTGGAATGAATTCCGCGGTCCGGGAGCGACGTTGATGTTCGGTAAAATCGGGGAACACGCTCTGGAAGCCGACTCGGTCAGAGccgaaataaatattgaatgttCAAATGGTAAAACATTCACCGAAATACAACGCGTTCccatcaaacagaaaatcttCACGTCTGGTAACATCGTAACCCTTTACGGGTATTTCACACAGGGAAAGTGTTCCTTTCAAACAGACGAATGTATCGCTAATATAGGCGGTGATAATATGATTCAACCTCAAATGattatcaatcaatttcaTGAATGTTTCAAAGGAATCGGCACATCTCGGATGAAGTAG
- the LOC141908248 gene encoding uncharacterized protein LOC141908248 isoform X1 yields the protein MSRIPNFLRIVSRKGFIRHDRHLSTTSKVLSIQKLQGFTDIDNDNTRGRRHPSWCDIRQKSFLLSTERQFTTSSRILLAKDSFPKQIQNGESGSGECQDEDGSSGGVPDERPPTNNKQQLGKLDKRLCIVYTCKICQTRSSKTFSKKSYESGVVIVKCPGCENKHLIADNLGWFQHVDGKNIEEILQKKGETVKKLDDPDGVLEILNKVENTS from the exons ATGTCGCGAATACCAAATTTTTTACGAATTGTCTCACGAAAAGGTTTTATTAGACACGATCGACATCTTTCAACAACATCAAAAGTGCTCAGCATTCAAAAACTCCAAGGATTCACTGACATTGACAATGATAATACCCGAGGACGTCGTCATCCGTCGTGGTGTGATATTCGTCAAAAAAGTTTTCTACTATCCACAGAACGTCAGTTTACGACCTCGAGTCGGATTCTGTTAGCTAAAGACTCGTTTCCCAAACAGATACAGAATGGAGAAAGTGGCAGTGGCGAGTGTCAAGATGAGGATGGCTCCAGCGGAGGCGTTCCTGACGAGCGACCACCCACGAATAATAAACAACAACTGGGAAAATTAGATAAACGTCTGTGTATCGTGTATACGTGTAAAATATGTCAAACGCGCAGCTCAAAAACATTCTCGAAAAAATCATACGAATCTGGAGTCGTTATCGTAAAGTGTCCGGGatgtgaaaataaacatttaataGCTGACAATCTCGGCTGGTTTCAACACGTCGATGGAAA AAATATTGAAGAAATACTGCAGAAAAAAGGCGAAACCGTCAAGAAACTGGATGACCCTGATGGAGTActcgaaatattgaataaagtgGAAAATACCTCATAA
- the LOC141908248 gene encoding uncharacterized protein LOC141908248 isoform X2 has product MSRIPNFLRIVSRKGFIRHDRHLSTTSKVLSIQKLQGFTDIDNDNTRGRRHPSWCDIRQKSFLLSTERQFTTSSRILLAKDSFPKQIQNGESGSGECQDEDGSSGGVPDERPPTNNKQQLGKLDKRLCIVYTCKICQTRSSKTFSKKSYESGVVIVKCPGCENKHLIADNLGWFQHVDGKTKLFPRRVVPRVALAAMIQMNFR; this is encoded by the exons ATGTCGCGAATACCAAATTTTTTACGAATTGTCTCACGAAAAGGTTTTATTAGACACGATCGACATCTTTCAACAACATCAAAAGTGCTCAGCATTCAAAAACTCCAAGGATTCACTGACATTGACAATGATAATACCCGAGGACGTCGTCATCCGTCGTGGTGTGATATTCGTCAAAAAAGTTTTCTACTATCCACAGAACGTCAGTTTACGACCTCGAGTCGGATTCTGTTAGCTAAAGACTCGTTTCCCAAACAGATACAGAATGGAGAAAGTGGCAGTGGCGAGTGTCAAGATGAGGATGGCTCCAGCGGAGGCGTTCCTGACGAGCGACCACCCACGAATAATAAACAACAACTGGGAAAATTAGATAAACGTCTGTGTATCGTGTATACGTGTAAAATATGTCAAACGCGCAGCTCAAAAACATTCTCGAAAAAATCATACGAATCTGGAGTCGTTATCGTAAAGTGTCCGGGatgtgaaaataaacatttaataGCTGACAATCTCGGCTGGTTTCAACACGTCGATGGAAA AACTAAACTATTCCCTCGACGAGTCGTACCTCGGGTAGCACTTGCTGCCATGATTCAGATGAATTTCCGTTGA